Genomic window (Caloenas nicobarica isolate bCalNic1 chromosome 37, bCalNic1.hap1, whole genome shotgun sequence):
AAATGGAATGTACTCAGGTAAAATGAGGCCTTCAAGGCCTACACGAAGCTACAGGCCATCATGGACACCTGGTTTTTGGACTTTATTGAGAAAAAATGGAATGTACTCAGGTAAAATGAGGCCTTCAAGGCCTACACGAAGCTACAGGCCATCATGGACACCTGTTTTTTGGACTTTATTgagaaaaaatggaatttaCTCAGGTAAAATGAGGCCTTCAAGGCTACATGAGGCTACAGGCCATCATGGACACCTGGTTTTTGGGCTTTATTGAGAAAAAATGGAATGTACTCAGGTAAAATGAGGCCTTCAAGGCCTACACAAAGCTACAGGCCATCACGGATGTACAAGACAaggcctgttttgcactttatcgagaaaaaaatgaatttattcaAGCGAAACGAAGCCTACATGAAGCCACAGGTCACCATGGACACCTGCGAGATGAGGCCTGTTCTGCATTTTACCGAAAAAACCCATAATTTAGGCATAATAAGGCCCtacagaaccattttggttggaagagactctcgagatcatcgaatccaactgttaacctcATTAAATAATTAGTGAACTTTGCCATCGAGCTCCGTCAAGTCGTGGAGTGACCTAAAAAGGGCAAATCCCTCATCCGCAGCCACCAAACGGCGGTGACTGCGGCCGTACCGAGAAGTAGACGGCAGCGTCGGTGCCGTTGAGCTTCAGCTCCAGCGGCGTCTCCGCGTTGAAGGCGGTGGAATAATTTGCCGGCCACGGCACCGGGACGGTGGCGCCAGGGACGCCAAGAGCCCAATACGCTTCGAAAATTTTGCCCAAATCTTCGGCCAAGCAGCTGCAGTTGTAGACGGCGGCGCCGAGCTCCTTCACCTGCGGAAAACGCGGCGTTGGGACCCACCAGGCGGTGCCGCCATCGCCTGAGTCTCATCTTACGGCAATCGATGGTTTTGGGGCTGTTCGGCGCCATTTTGGGGCCGTTTGGAGCCGTTTTGGTGCCGTTTGGAGCCACTCACCTGCGTCAAAGACCTCCAGTCCATGTTGGCGCTCCCGACGTAGAGATGGGCACCGTCGACCAGCCAGAATTTGGTGTGCAACACGCCGCCGGTGAGCCGTGGCATGTCCACCACACGCACCGCAGCACCTGCGCGGCCAAAACGTGCGTCTTTCGCGCTCAAAACGCCCTCAAAAGACCAAATCTGGGGGGTTTTTGGTGTCACTCACCGCTCTGCTCCAGCGCTTGGAGGTCGTTCAATGGGGATTTCGCCGCCGGGCGGCTGACGGCAATTCGGACGGCGACGCCGCGGCGGGATAACTGGAGGAGCTCCTTCAGGATTTGTTCACCCTGAATTGGCAAAAAAAGTGGTGGGAATGATTAAAAATGGCGCGAAAGCGGGGGATAGAACCGGGTTTAGCGCCCAGACGGGGCGCGGACCTGGGCGGCCGAGGGTTCGTGCGTCCCCGTGTCCTCGTTGGTCATCGTCCAGTAGAAGGAGGCGACGTCCAGGCTGTGGGTGACGGTCCCCAAAAGGCTCATCCAGGTGGCGAACGTGGAGGGATTCGGCACAAAAGCATCGCCGAACGTCATCCCCTCTGGGATGCTCTCGGCCAGGACGATGCTGTGGGGAGAATTCGGTGACAAAAAGTCCACGGGGAGCGTCACCCACGTCCCCAATGAGTCGGCTTACCGGCATGTGTCACCGCAGGACGCGGCGTCACCGGCATCACCGGCGGCATCACCGCGGAGGGCGGAGCTCAGGCGGACGGTGACGACGATGACGAAGGTGACGACAAAGAGCGGGGGGACAACGGCGCAGAGCGACGCGCGGCGCTGGGTCATCGCCCCCAAATTAAGGGATTGATTCATTTAAGGGATTGAAAACGACCCCAAAATGGAGGAATTAATTAATTTGTGGAGGTAAAGTTACCCCAAAATTAAGGGATTAAATAATTTAGGGGATTTAAAGCCACCCCAAAAAGAAGGAATTAGTTAATCTGGAGGATTTAAAGCC
Coding sequences:
- the PLD3 gene encoding 5'-3' exonuclease PLD3 isoform X2 — encoded protein: MKPHGTYKQRRASLCAVVPPLFVVTFVIVVTVRLSSALRGDAAGDAGDAASCGDTCRIVLAESIPEGMTFGDAFVPNPSTFATWMSLLGTVTHSLDVASFYWTMTNEDTGTHEPSAAQGEQILKELLQLSRRGVAVRIAVSRPAAKSPLNDLQALEQSGAAVRVVDMPRLTGGVLHTKFWLVDGAHLYVGSANMDWRSLTQVKELGAAVYNCSCLAEDLGKIFEAYWALGVPGATVPVPWPANYSTAFNAETPLELKLNGTDAAVYFSSSPPPLCAAGRTADLAALLGVIDAAAEFIDVAVMSYLPTTEFSRPERFWPAIDNRLRAAAFERGVAVRLLAGCWRHSRAAMFPFLRSLAALADNRTRYSVEVRLFVVPASAAQARIPYARVNHNKYMVTEKAAYIGTSNWSGDYFERTAGSALVVKQTGGGGGASTVGEQLQGVFERDWSSQYSVDIGDTERWENVCGSREP
- the PLD3 gene encoding 5'-3' exonuclease PLD3 isoform X1 → MKPHGTYKQLDPQEDCGVQPPRFLLKRRASLCAVVPPLFVVTFVIVVTVRLSSALRGDAAGDAGDAASCGDTCRIVLAESIPEGMTFGDAFVPNPSTFATWMSLLGTVTHSLDVASFYWTMTNEDTGTHEPSAAQGEQILKELLQLSRRGVAVRIAVSRPAAKSPLNDLQALEQSGAAVRVVDMPRLTGGVLHTKFWLVDGAHLYVGSANMDWRSLTQVKELGAAVYNCSCLAEDLGKIFEAYWALGVPGATVPVPWPANYSTAFNAETPLELKLNGTDAAVYFSSSPPPLCAAGRTADLAALLGVIDAAAEFIDVAVMSYLPTTEFSRPERFWPAIDNRLRAAAFERGVAVRLLAGCWRHSRAAMFPFLRSLAALADNRTRYSVEVRLFVVPASAAQARIPYARVNHNKYMVTEKAAYIGTSNWSGDYFERTAGSALVVKQTGGGGGASTVGEQLQGVFERDWSSQYSVDIGDTERWENVCGSREP